From a single Ciconia boyciana chromosome 4, ASM3463844v1, whole genome shotgun sequence genomic region:
- the CCDC152 gene encoding coiled-coil domain-containing protein 152, which yields MNRSHEETMKKISVVDLDKLLDNFSEIEKIREEEINEANNLLVLQLEKCNSLLTLSQSKEESVKEECATLQNVIKGLTQTIENQCNVKDENDRLKGTIHILEEKLKASEQEYKDQIDNLMIAIKNKEEDHKLEVTQLNCDMRKKFEIKEVEYREQREKKELEILELTRQLKIQNEEKQNEIIKLQIEFNAKLARIQNKTAKSFSDASVLPQSIYRRKLQHLQEEKNKEIEILRNTIRDLEQRLNKGQDQHFKRRRF from the exons ATGAATCGCAGCCATGAAGaaactatgaagaaaatcagtGTGGTGGACCTTGATAAACTTTTAGATAACTTCTCAGAGATAGAAAAGATAAGGGAAGAAG aaattaaTGAAGCAAATAACCTACTGgttcttcagctggaaaaatgtAACAGCTTGTTAACATTAAGCCAATCAAAGGAGGAATCAGTAAAAGAAG AATGTGCTACTCTACAGAATGTGATAAAGGGTCTAACACAAACCATTGAAAACCAATGTAACGTGAaag ATGAAAATGATAGACTGAAGGGTACCATTCACATCctggaagagaaattaaaggCTTCTGAACAG GAATATAAAGATCAGATTGATAATCTTATGATAGCAATcaaaaacaaagaggaagacCACAAATTAGAAGTAACACAGCTGAATTGcgatatgagaaaaaaat ttgaaataaaagaagtggAGTATAgagaacagagagagaaaaaagaactggaaatatTAGAGCTAACTAGAcagctgaaaattcaaaatgaagagaagcagaatgaaataattaaactgCAGATAGAG TTCAATGCTAAATTAGCAAGGATTcagaataaaacagcaaaatcatTTTCAGATGCTTCTGTCTTGCCACAAAGTATCTATCGAAGG AAGCTACAGCATCtccaggaggagaaaaacaaggaaattgAAATTCTCCGAAACACCATAAGAGACTTAGAGCAACGTCTTAATAAAGGCCAAGACCAGCACTTCAAACGGCGGCGATTTTGA
- the SELENOP gene encoding selenoprotein P has product MWAGLGLVLALCLLPGGGTEIQNCKEPPEWHIGEENPMLNFRGSVTVIALLQTSUYMCLLQASRLEDLRVKLENERLVNISYVIVNHQGTSSQRKFHLLKESVSDHITVYQQDEQQADVWTTLNGNKDDFLIYDRCGRLVYHLGLPYSFLSFQYVEESIKIAYCENKCGNCSYMRPDIDGMCKNITKKDDEKLAEIEPKPTGQHSHHHNLHRHRQHNHHREGSRHSKNENHQAPSETQRHHPHSGRRQRVFGRNRHDQTGSHEPVDTVPPGESVEITQDKKLUKKGKTSCKNQLTUNWPTASDSASSSUCCHCRHLLFEELGNSVTUQCRGALPNSCRUHGQLSAEDITESUQURLLTAAUQSPAAGASETSDTUQUQEKARNUAUKTN; this is encoded by the exons atgtgggcagggctggggctaGTTCTGGCTCTCTGTCTCCTCCCAGGGGGAGGGACAGAGATCCAGAACTGCAAGGAGCCCCCAGAATGGCATATTGGGGAGGAGAACCCAATGCTGAACTTCAGGGGCTCAGTGACAGTGATAGCTCTCCTCCAAACTAGCTGATACATGTGCCTGCTGCAGGCTTCCAG ATTGGAGGACCTGCGAGTGAAGTTAGAGAATGAAAGACTGGTCAATATCTCGTATGTGATTGTGAACCATCAGGGAACCTCTTCCCAGAGGAAATTTCACCTACTGAAAGAAAGTGTTTCAGATCATATTACTGTCTACCAGCAAGATGAACAGCAAGCTGATGTCTGGACTACcttaaatggaaacaaagatgACTTTCTCATCTATGACAG atGCGGCCGTCTAGTGTATCATCTGGGTCTGCCCTATTCCTTCCTGTCTTTCCAATACGTAGAAGAATCTATTAAGATTGCATACTGTGAAAACAAGTGTGGAAACTGCTCTTACATG agacCTGATATTGATGGTATGTGTAAAAACATCACTAAAAAAGACGATGAAAAGCTAGCAGAGATAGAACCCAAACCAACTGGTCAACATTCACATCACCACAACCTGCACAGACATAGACAACACAACCACCATCGCGAGGGCAGTCGTCATTCCAAAAATGAGAACCATCAGGCTCCTTCTGAAACTCAAAGACATCATCCTCACAGTGGTCGGCGTCAGAGAGTTTTTGGCCGTAACAGACATGATCAGACAGGTAGTCATGAACCGGTAGACACTGTTCCTCCAGGAGAAAGTGTGGAAATTACACAAGataaaaagctatgaaaaaaagggaaaaccagctGTAAAAACCAGTTAACTTGAAATTGGCCAACAGCATCAGACTCAGCTTCTAGTAGCTGATGCTGTCATTGTCGACACCTTTTGTTTGAAGAGCTAGGAAATTCTGTCACTTGACAGTGTCGTGGAGCACTTCCAAATTCTTGCAGGTGACATGGCCAGCTGTCAGCAGAGGACATCACTGAATCTTGACAGTGACGTCTGCTCACTGCTGCCTGACAgtcaccagcagcaggagcaagtGAAACTAGTGACACGTGACAGTGACAGGAGAAGGCAAGAAACTGAgcctgaaaaacaaactaa